The DNA region TAGTTCATGGCGCCGGTGTTGTCGCCGCAAGTCATCAACAGACATGTCTTATCCTGCGAAGGACCGAGAAACTGCAGCAGCGCGTCCACCTTTTTGCGCTTTTTGATGGAACGGTTGAACATCTCTAATTGCCAGGGTGCTTCCGTCATACACCTACCGTTCTTTCCAATCAACAGATCAGCGGCCTATCTGCACAGCCGCGGGATTACCGTGATCCTTTACATACAAAACTCGCGTGCAAAGGCGCCGTTCACTGCGGATACACCGCCTCCACCTCAGCCAGCTCTTTTCTCCGGCGCTCAGCGTCCCAGCCCAATTCATCGGCCATGACCTGTGCGCACTCAGTCAGCGCCGCAGTCCCCGGATGGCCGGCGGATCCCAGTTCCGTACGGCGCAACACCACATCGCTCAACTTTTGCGCCATCTCTTCGCGTACGCCATGCAGGATCTCCGCTTTGATCACCGCAGAGCCGGGCAGCGGAGTCCAGGTCTCCGCCGGCGCGCTCTTCAGGACGCGCGAATAGCGGGTGCCATAGGTCTGTATCAAATGCCGGACGGTTGCGTCTGTCAGGCCGGTGGGTTTGCTGCGCAGCGCCGATTGCGTATAATCGGCAAGGTGTTCCATCTCCCCGCCGTCGATGGCCGTATGCGCGCTGATGGAGGGCGCCGGCGTTTTTTGCAGCTTGTTAAAAACCGCGTTCACCGTCTTGACCGCCACATCACGGGCCGTAGTATATTTGACGCTGACTACGCTCAACATTCCATCGAGGTTCAAATCGGCCCGGTGATCGACGATGCGATAATGTTTGAGCAGACGGACGTCGCCCGAAACCGGGTGTACGCCGGCCATGGGCAAAAAACCGCGATGCACCAGCAGCACTTCCTCCCGGGCGATATCAGCGCCCGGCAGTGCATCGTTGACCTGACGGAGCATGTTCGCCACTTGTTCCTCGCCCGGTTGAAAGGCGTCGGGCCGACCCTCGTAGGGATCGTGCCAGGTGCCGATCATGGAGACATTGCGCCAGGGCGCGATGAACAGCAACCGCGAGCCTTTTCTGATGATCGCGTCCGGATCGCGGAATTCAACTTTTGCGGATATGCCGGCGCCGACGGAGGTCAGGGGACGACGGATAATCATGTTCATGGCAGTGGAAAGCAAAAGAACCGGTTTGGAAGGCCGCATCGGCAGCGAGGCCAGCAGTTCGTCGGTCCAGGCGCCGAGATTGTTGACCACCACGCGGGCGCGTAAATCAAAGGATTCACCGCTCATCCGGTCCAAGACCCGTGCGCCCTGCACGCGGTTTTTCTCAACCAGCAAGCCGATGGCCTGCAAGTAATTGGCGAACTGCGCGCCCCGGCCGGCGGCGGAATGAAGATAAGAGAACAACAGGCGTTCCGAGTTGTAGACCTGCGCGTCATACCACATGGCGCCGCCGGTCATATTCTTCTCATCCACATACGGGATGAGCTCCTTAACCCGCTGCTTGGAAACCACGTGTCCCATGGGCAAACGCTGTCCGTTCTCCAATCCGTGGTTGCGGTCGC from bacterium includes:
- a CDS encoding FAD-dependent oxidoreductase, giving the protein MKRDLTQLAGRPFDLLILGGGIYGAAAAWEAASRGLSVALIDRGDFGCATSSNSLKIIHGGLRYLQHADFIRMRESIVERRTVMRIAPHLIRVFPCLMPTYGHQIKGPEVMAIAMLMNDIVSCDRNHGLENGQRLPMGHVVSKQRVKELIPYVDEKNMTGGAMWYDAQVYNSERLLFSYLHSAAGRGAQFANYLQAIGLLVEKNRVQGARVLDRMSGESFDLRARVVVNNLGAWTDELLASLPMRPSKPVLLLSTAMNMIIRRPLTSVGAGISAKVEFRDPDAIIRKGSRLLFIAPWRNVSMIGTWHDPYEGRPDAFQPGEEQVANMLRQVNDALPGADIAREEVLLVHRGFLPMAGVHPVSGDVRLLKHYRIVDHRADLNLDGMLSVVSVKYTTARDVAVKTVNAVFNKLQKTPAPSISAHTAIDGGEMEHLADYTQSALRSKPTGLTDATVRHLIQTYGTRYSRVLKSAPAETWTPLPGSAVIKAEILHGVREEMAQKLSDVVLRRTELGSAGHPGTAALTECAQVMADELGWDAERRRKELAEVEAVYPQ